The Actinomadura sp. WMMB 499 genome includes a window with the following:
- a CDS encoding alpha/beta fold hydrolase encodes MTALKPSAGGHLPINGLSLYYEVYGELGEPGTAPLLLIPGGFMATDSMGSWVSAFAAERPVIVFDQQGHGRTPDTSREISFEQFADDAAALLRALKVERADVMGYSQGGGVALQLALRHPGIVGKLVSLSATYRRDGWYPAVLEGVRHLDAAAFAGTPVEKAFKEHTPDARAFEIYLEKMKVLNGNDQNISDAQMRSISAKTMVIVGDADAVRPEHALAMFKLRGGGDEEAAASGELRRAPVARLAILPGMSHIGLSGESATLAPMVSAFLDDVPPTTPDLFQGG; translated from the coding sequence GTGACGGCGCTCAAGCCCTCGGCCGGTGGCCACCTGCCGATCAACGGGCTGAGCCTGTACTACGAGGTGTACGGCGAGCTGGGCGAGCCGGGCACCGCGCCGTTGCTGCTCATCCCCGGCGGGTTCATGGCCACCGACTCGATGGGGTCGTGGGTGTCGGCCTTCGCGGCCGAGCGCCCCGTGATCGTCTTCGATCAGCAGGGGCACGGCCGAACCCCCGACACCTCGCGCGAGATCTCCTTCGAGCAGTTCGCCGACGATGCCGCGGCACTGCTGCGCGCGTTGAAGGTCGAGCGCGCGGACGTGATGGGGTACTCCCAGGGTGGCGGGGTCGCACTGCAGCTCGCGCTCCGTCATCCGGGGATCGTCGGAAAGCTGGTCTCGCTGTCGGCCACCTATCGCCGGGACGGCTGGTACCCGGCGGTGCTGGAGGGCGTCCGGCATCTCGACGCCGCGGCGTTCGCCGGTACGCCCGTCGAGAAGGCGTTCAAGGAGCACACCCCGGACGCCAGGGCGTTCGAGATCTACCTCGAAAAGATGAAGGTCCTGAACGGCAACGACCAGAACATCAGCGACGCGCAGATGCGTTCGATCTCCGCGAAGACGATGGTCATCGTCGGCGACGCGGACGCCGTGCGGCCGGAGCACGCGCTGGCGATGTTCAAGTTGCGCGGTGGCGGCGATGAGGAGGCCGCCGCGTCGGGAGAGCTGCGGCGGGCTCCGGTCGCGCGCCTGGCGATTCTGCCCGGCATGTCACACATCGGCCTCTCCGGCGAGTCGGCGACCCTGGCACCGATGGTGAGCGCGTTCCTCGACGACGTGCCGCCGACGACGCCGGACCTCTTCCAGGGCGGCTGA
- a CDS encoding DUF397 domain-containing protein: MIDLELAHATWRKSSRSGSTGGECVEVASVGAMSAVRDSKNRAGDLLVVPHGAWGALLTEIKRGAYDL; the protein is encoded by the coding sequence ATGATCGATCTGGAACTCGCCCATGCGACGTGGCGTAAAAGCTCTCGAAGTGGCAGCACCGGCGGCGAGTGTGTCGAGGTGGCCAGCGTGGGCGCGATGAGCGCCGTCCGTGATTCGAAGAACCGAGCGGGTGACCTCTTGGTCGTGCCTCATGGCGCGTGGGGCGCGCTGCTGACGGAGATCAAGCGGGGCGCGTACGACCTCTGA
- a CDS encoding DUF397 domain-containing protein, protein MDLMQAGFRKSSYSEGGGCVEAAAVETARLIRDSKNPDGGYLTLDGGMWGALLAEIKRGVYDL, encoded by the coding sequence ATGGACCTCATGCAGGCCGGCTTCCGGAAGAGTAGCTACAGCGAAGGAGGCGGTTGCGTGGAGGCCGCCGCCGTGGAGACTGCGCGCCTGATCCGCGACTCCAAGAACCCTGACGGCGGATACCTCACCCTGGACGGTGGGATGTGGGGCGCGCTGCTGGCGGAGATCAAGCGGGGCGTGTACGACCTCTGA
- a CDS encoding helix-turn-helix transcriptional regulator translates to MTLEDASGRLGWNKAKMSRIENGLRRVSAAEVQQILALYEVDGPRLEALVSFARTARQRGWWDAYTGTLPTAYATYLGLEAEAEWLSGYSMGLVHGLLQTEAYAQQVIKSVLMRLSPQTEVERRVAARMTRQKAWLERQEPLRLWSILDETALRRAIGGPEIMRAQYRRIIEMVELPNVMFQVLPLDAGSHPGVVTNFTIMGFPERFTPDVVYLENMTSALYIEDEREVHTYFLAFEQLRATAMSPEDSLRLLERLVRQ, encoded by the coding sequence ATGACCTTGGAAGACGCTTCCGGGCGGCTCGGCTGGAACAAGGCCAAGATGTCGCGGATCGAGAACGGTCTCCGCCGCGTGTCCGCTGCCGAGGTCCAGCAGATTCTCGCGCTGTACGAGGTGGACGGCCCCCGCCTGGAGGCGCTCGTAAGTTTCGCCCGGACGGCACGGCAACGTGGATGGTGGGATGCTTATACCGGCACGCTGCCGACTGCATACGCCACCTACCTGGGCCTTGAAGCCGAAGCTGAATGGCTCAGTGGATACTCTATGGGGCTCGTCCACGGCCTGCTCCAGACCGAGGCGTATGCCCAGCAAGTGATCAAGTCGGTACTCATGCGCCTCTCACCGCAAACTGAGGTGGAGCGACGTGTGGCGGCACGTATGACGCGGCAGAAGGCCTGGCTGGAGCGCCAGGAGCCGCTCCGGCTCTGGTCGATCCTGGATGAGACCGCGCTCCGGCGTGCCATCGGTGGACCCGAGATCATGCGCGCTCAATACCGCCGCATCATCGAGATGGTTGAGTTGCCGAACGTGATGTTCCAAGTCCTGCCGCTTGATGCGGGCAGTCATCCAGGAGTCGTCACCAACTTCACCATCATGGGGTTCCCTGAGCGGTTCACTCCAGACGTCGTGTACCTCGAGAACATGACCAGCGCGCTGTACATTGAGGACGAAAGGGAAGTGCACACGTATTTCCTGGCGTTTGAGCAGCTGCGGGCGACCGCCATGAGCCCGGAGGACTCGCTACGGCTGCTTGAACGACTTGTCCGGCAGTAG
- a CDS encoding ATP-binding protein — MTDRLPDLAAGGVCAWRLPADETGPAAARTLLHRTMSRLGLGRDVIEDGELAVSETATNALRHARPCTDRPHAPPELWVWARTLPAPQLVVSVFDHARDVRPRASGAGLLDDHGKGLGLLSEFTAGWGSAPSRSRTAERPVPGKTVWFALPLPGDWPGCRLTVSPGTAAQCLLLAMARRGFGGRRSGGTGGISVVELPGLNVWVLERHFTWRPEPERFVRRPLVDLQETVENLVGHFEGMA, encoded by the coding sequence GTGACCGACCGGCTTCCCGACCTGGCCGCGGGCGGCGTGTGCGCGTGGCGGCTCCCCGCCGACGAGACCGGGCCCGCGGCGGCCCGGACGCTGCTGCACCGGACGATGTCCCGCCTCGGGCTGGGACGGGACGTTATCGAGGACGGCGAGCTCGCCGTCTCGGAGACGGCGACGAACGCGCTGCGGCACGCGCGTCCGTGCACGGACCGTCCGCACGCGCCGCCGGAGCTGTGGGTGTGGGCTCGGACGCTTCCCGCACCGCAGCTCGTCGTCTCGGTGTTCGACCACGCGCGGGACGTCCGCCCCCGCGCGTCCGGCGCCGGGCTGCTGGACGATCACGGGAAGGGACTCGGCCTGCTCTCCGAGTTCACGGCCGGATGGGGCTCGGCCCCGTCCCGGTCGCGGACGGCGGAACGTCCCGTGCCCGGCAAGACGGTCTGGTTCGCCCTGCCGCTGCCGGGCGACTGGCCGGGGTGCCGACTCACCGTGTCACCGGGGACGGCCGCCCAGTGCCTCCTGCTCGCGATGGCCCGGCGCGGGTTCGGCGGGCGGCGCAGCGGCGGCACGGGCGGGATCTCCGTAGTCGAGCTTCCGGGGCTCAACGTCTGGGTCCTGGAGCGCCATTTCACCTGGCGGCCCGAGCCCGAACGGTTCGTCCGCCGTCCGCTGGTGGACCTCCAGGAGACCGTCGAGAACCTCGTCGGGCACTTCGAGGGGATGGCCTGA
- a CDS encoding SAM-dependent methyltransferase, whose protein sequence is MGGKDNFEVDRQVGEDILEVIPNMALMARATRQFLQRAVHHLAADLGVRQFLDIGTGLPTADNTHQVAQRAVPDARVVYVDNDPLVLAHARALLTGTPEGATAYLHADLREPEEIIAGAAETLDFDEPVALLLMGILGHMTDYEEGRSIVRRLTDALPSGSYLALYDATNVVDPATAEAIQIWNRSAEPPYILRTPDQLAGFFEGMEMVPPGLVSCPLWHPEPTDIGTPEEIDEFCGVARKP, encoded by the coding sequence CTGGGCGGCAAGGACAACTTCGAGGTCGACCGGCAGGTCGGCGAGGACATCCTCGAGGTCATCCCGAACATGGCGTTGATGGCCCGCGCGACGCGGCAGTTCCTGCAGCGCGCCGTCCATCACCTGGCAGCCGATCTGGGCGTCCGGCAGTTCCTCGACATCGGGACGGGCCTTCCCACGGCCGACAACACGCACCAGGTCGCGCAGCGGGCCGTTCCGGACGCGCGGGTGGTGTACGTCGACAACGATCCGCTGGTCCTGGCGCACGCGCGGGCCCTGCTGACGGGCACGCCGGAGGGGGCGACCGCGTACCTGCACGCCGACCTGCGCGAGCCCGAGGAGATCATCGCCGGCGCGGCCGAGACACTGGACTTCGACGAGCCCGTCGCACTCCTGCTGATGGGCATCCTCGGGCACATGACCGACTACGAGGAGGGGCGGTCGATCGTCCGGCGGCTGACGGACGCGTTGCCGAGCGGCAGCTACCTCGCCCTGTACGACGCCACGAACGTCGTGGACCCGGCGACCGCCGAAGCCATCCAGATCTGGAACCGCTCGGCCGAGCCGCCCTACATCCTGCGGACGCCGGATCAGCTCGCGGGCTTCTTCGAGGGCATGGAGATGGTGCCGCCCGGCCTCGTCTCCTGCCCACTGTGGCATCCGGAGCCCACCGACATCGGCACCCCCGAGGAGATCGACGAGTTCTGCGGCGTCGCCCGCAAACCCTGA
- a CDS encoding MerR family transcriptional regulator — MSLPMDDEHAALFTVGQVADMLEVQQAFLRRIDTQQVVSPQRSAGGQRRYSRSEIGRIQQVVTMMDQGMTLPAIRHIIELQHQLAEITRERDELAARLAAHTRGSASDERAGEGGDESSR; from the coding sequence GTGTCTCTTCCCATGGACGACGAGCACGCGGCCCTGTTCACGGTGGGGCAGGTCGCCGACATGCTGGAGGTGCAGCAGGCGTTCCTGCGCCGTATCGACACCCAGCAGGTGGTGTCCCCGCAGCGCTCGGCCGGAGGGCAACGCCGCTACAGCCGTTCGGAGATCGGCCGTATCCAGCAGGTCGTCACCATGATGGACCAGGGCATGACCCTGCCCGCCATCCGCCACATCATCGAGTTGCAGCACCAGCTCGCCGAGATCACCCGCGAACGCGACGAGCTCGCCGCCCGCCTGGCCGCCCACACGCGCGGTTCGGCATCGGACGAGCGGGCCGGCGAGGGCGGCGACGAGTCCTCACGATGA
- a CDS encoding Hsp20/alpha crystallin family protein — protein MRHTMLLTSIDPFVQEFERQFDRAVRQAAGRGDGATMAMDGVRRADDVVLRFDLPGIDPGSIEVTVDRGVLTVTARREEEFGENERVFVRERTMGAFTRRVYLSEHLDGGAIEAAYNNGVLAVRIPVLEQAKPRKVAVQVGDDQKAIRN, from the coding sequence GTGAGGCACACGATGCTGCTGACGTCGATCGACCCGTTCGTGCAGGAGTTCGAGCGTCAGTTCGACCGGGCCGTCCGGCAGGCCGCCGGCCGCGGCGACGGCGCGACCATGGCCATGGACGGCGTCCGTCGCGCCGACGACGTCGTCCTGCGCTTCGATCTGCCCGGCATCGATCCCGGCTCCATCGAGGTCACCGTGGACCGCGGCGTCCTGACGGTCACCGCGCGTCGCGAGGAGGAGTTCGGCGAGAACGAGCGCGTGTTCGTCCGCGAACGCACGATGGGCGCCTTCACCCGGCGGGTCTACCTGTCGGAGCACCTGGACGGCGGCGCGATCGAGGCCGCCTACAACAACGGGGTCCTGGCCGTTCGCATCCCGGTCCTGGAGCAGGCCAAGCCCCGCAAGGTCGCCGTCCAGGTCGGCGACGACCAGAAGGCGATCCGGAACTGA